A window of Penaeus monodon isolate SGIC_2016 chromosome 40, NSTDA_Pmon_1, whole genome shotgun sequence contains these coding sequences:
- the LOC119597824 gene encoding uncharacterized protein LOC119597824, whose protein sequence is MSVAKDKKTLCKDSNFLICERRPEGASPGLRGKRSPPESCHGTEKRFKGKSERNVFEKYFIGKETKKKWLLITSDEFLRLLQPIYLPLDNQVTIANLTVDGEAASLWESYQVSQSHGKRLLKVGHWTTAPRCPDAHLDCLSLSDEAEEGNPSSGGSTPTSDAAAPLSIPKEVGTAQVSMAFGVLLAPVDDPLQRRHDLTGLHLTCTTIDYDPLIVLEEGPGGGVRVGGLLGKFFLTLKEITNFTYVARVV, encoded by the exons ATGTCAGTTGCTAAGGACAAGAAGACTTTATGTAAAGATTCCAATTTTTTGATATGTGAGag GCGGCCCGAGGGAGCGTCCCCGGGGCTGAGGGGTAAAAGGTCTCCCCCCGAGTCCTGCCACGGGACCGAGAagaggtttaaagggaaaagtgaaCGGAACGTATTCGAAAAG TATTTCATcggcaaagaaacaaagaagaaatggcTGTTAATCACCAGTGATGAGTTTCTGCGGCTGTTGCAACCTATATATTTGCCTCTTGATAATCAG GTCACCATCGCCAATTTGACCGTCGACGGTGAAGCCGCCTCGCTGTGGGAGAGCTACCAGGTGTCCCAAAGCCACGGGAAGCGCCTCTTGAAGGTCGGACACTGGACAACTGCCCCGAGATGCCCCGACGCGCATCTAGACTGTCTTTCTCTCAGCGACGAGGCCGAGGAAGGCAATCCTTCGTCAGGTGGTTCAACGCCAACTTCTGACGCGGCCGCTCCCCTGTCCATCCCGAAGGAGGTTGGGACTGCTCAGGTGTCCATGGCTTTTGGAGTCCTTCTTGCTCCGGTGGACGACCCTCTGCAGCGGAGGCACGACCTGACTGGGCTCCACCTGACGTGCACAACCATTGAT TATGACCCCCTGATCGTCCTGGAGGAAGGGCCGGGTGGCGGCGTTCGCGTGGGCGGACTCCTGGGGAAGTTCTTTCTCACGCTCAAGGAAATCACCAACTTCACGTATGTAGCCCGAGTCGTATAA